Within the Pelagovum pacificum genome, the region TCGATGCGGGCGTCGCCGCGCTCGGCGAACGGGTGCACACCGTTGTGCTGTCGAGCGAGGCCTTTTTCCTCCATGCCGAACCGTCGGTCATGGCGAACTGGTTCGCGGGCTACGACGTCGAGGTCGTGATGTACCTCCGCCGACAGGACGACTGGGCCAACGCGCAGTATTGCGAGTTCGTCGCGGGCGGTGCCGTGGGTCGGGTCGATGTGCCGGTCGAGGAGTGGCTGGAGACCGACCAGGTGCGGCGCTGGCTGGACTACGAGGGCCGGGTTGCCGATTGGGTGTCCGCTTTCGGACAGGAGGCCGTGACGGTGCGCCGCTTCGAGAGCGGACGGCTGGCCGGCAACGATCTGCTGTCCGATTTCGTTCAGGCGACCGGGATCGAGGCGTTGTCGGATCTGCCAAGGCCCGACGGCGCGGCCAACGCCGCACAGCTGCCCGGGCCTCATGTCGAACTGATCCGCACGTTCAACGAACGACCCTTCAAGAACCGCGATGCCTATTTCGCCTTCATCGACGAGGTGAGCCGCGGGATCCGCTCGCTGCGCAAGGCCGAGGGCCGACCGCTGCCGAAGCCCCGCGTTCTGACCGAAGCGCAGTCGCGCAAGCTGCTCAGCGATGCGGCGGAGGGCAATGCGAAGCTCGCCGCCGCGCGGTTCGGGGGAGAGCCGTTGTTCAGCGACGCCGCGCCCGACACGCCCGAGCCGGTGACCGTCGAGCCGGATGAACGCGCCCTTGCCGAGGCGGCCTATCCGAAATACGCGCCGCTCGAACTGACCGAGGACGGTGGCCGCGACTTCGGCGGTACGCTGGAGAATTACGGGCTGTTCGGCTGGCGGCTCTGGGGGCTGACGCCGGTGCTCGACCGCGCGCTGAGCAGCCGGGTCGGCCCGGACGAGCGTGCGGCGCTGCGACGGGACCCGGCGGCCTTCGTGCATGGCCGCTGGTCGGGCACCCGCCCGCGCCTTGCGTCGGCGCTTTATCCGCGCGGCAACATGTTCGGCCCCGGCGGGCTGTTCCGCCTGTCGATTCCGGTGATGGCGAAGATCGTCGCGCGGAGCGGGCGGCCCGACCTCGTCGACAGCTACCGGCGCGATCCGATCCGCTTCGCGCGCGAGATGCGGTCGCCCTCGCGGCGGCTGATAGGCCGGATCCTGTTCCCGATCGGGGAGCTGCGATGAGCGGAGATCGCGATGTCGACGTGATCCTCGAGGTGCCGGTCACATGGCTCGGCAATGCTGCCGATGGCGACCGGCACCGCCAGCTTTCCGCCTCCATCCTGATCGCGCTCGCCCATCTCGGCGTGACGGTGCGGCCGGTGCAGCTGCAATTCGGCGCGGACCGTGCGCCCCGGCTTGCCCGGCCGGATCAGCTCGTCATCAGCTACCATTCGCTCGGAGCCGGCGACAATGTGCTGCGATTCAAGGAAAGCTACGTCCCGCCGTACTACACGGTCGATCCGCTGGGCTATTCCGGATATTCGGAACTCGGCCAGTCGCCCGAGACGTTCGTGTCGGAGGTGGAGCGCTTCGATCTGATCCGCGCAGTCGAATTCGTGTCCGACCTGCGGGAGCGGATGATCGAGGGGAACGCCTCCAAGTACCGGCAGGACGATGTCGAGGAATGGCTGCCCGAGGATTACGTCTTCTTCCCGCTCCAGACGGTCGAGGACACGGTGGCGGAACTTGCCCGGTTCGACCAGCTCGACGCACTCCATGCGGTCGCGGCGCACGCCGGTCAGTCGGGCCGATGGCTGCTGGTGAAGAGGCATCCGCAATGCAGCTCTCCGCGGGTGACCGCGGCGCTGGAAGAGATCGGAGCGCTGGAGCGCGTGCAGGTCGTCACCGGCTCGATCCACAGGCTGATCGCGGGTGCCGACGTCGTGGTGGGCTGCAACTCCGGCGTGTTGTTCGAGGCGCTGATCCATGGCGTCCCGGTCGTGTCCTTCGGGCGGTCCGACTTCGCGATGGCGACAGCAGAGGTGGAGACGCTGGCCGACCTGTTGGGCGCGATCGAGGGACGGGGCAGAGCGGACGCGGGCTTCGTCCAGAAATTCGTCGCGTGGTATCTGCTCGACTATTGTGTCGCGGCCGGAGACCTCGACGCGGTGCAGCGGAAGATCGAGGGTGCGCTCGCAACGCTCGACATCAAGAGCGACGGGGGCAGTGCGGCGCAGCTGCGGCTGTTCGACCGGGCGGCAAGCGCGGAGCGGCTGCGGCGGGGACGGGCGCTTCGGCGGACCTGATCCGGCGGAGCACCTGCGGTGCGCTTTGTCAGCCCTCCCTCCGGTCGGGCGGAACAAAGGGGCTGTCTGCCCCCTCTGGGCCTGCGGCCCATTCACCCCCGAGAATATTTGAAGCCCAAAGAAGCCTTGGGCGGCGCGTCCTGTCAGGCGTCGTGCGTGATGAGGCCGAGGCCACGCAGGTAGACGCCGATCCCGGTCTCGAGCAAATCCTCGGGCGGGAAGGGGGAGCGGGTGCCCGGTGAGCCGCGCGCGAAGAGTTCGACCACGCCGTGCGACATCGCCCAGATATGGGCGGAGAACATCTGCGGCGGCGGGCGGCGATCCTCGGGGATATGCCGGGACAGGTCGGTCGCGGCCTTCTCGAAAACTTTCATCGCGCGCGTGGCGACGTCGTGGAGCTCGGGCGTGCGCTGGATCGAGATGCCGCTTTCGAACATCGCGACGTAGTGGCCTGGATACTTGCGGGCGAAGGCGAGGTAGGCGCGCCCCGTGGCCTCGAACGAGGCGAGGGCGGACGGCTGGCCCTTCTCGTAGGCGTGTTCCATCAGGTCGCCGAAGATCTCGTAGCCCTGTCGGGCCGCCTCGGAGATCAGGTCCTCTCGGCCCTCGAAATGGCGATAGACGGCAGCGGGGGTCACGCCGGCCTGCTTGGCGGCTTCCGACAGGGTGAAACCGGTCGGGCCCTTCGCCTCGATCAGGGTCAGGCTGGCATCGACCAGCGCCTGGCGCAGGTTGCCGTGATGGTAGCCGCGCTTAGGCATCCCAGACGTCGGGGCCCCCGCAGATCGCCGCGTCGATGTCGCCGATCTTCTCGGGGCGCTTTCCGGCGTATTCGACCCGGGACAGCACGGTGCGGATGGCGGCGAGGCGCGCGCGTTTCTTGTCGTCGGAGCGGATCACCGTCCAGGGCGTGATGGGAGAGTGCGAGCGCAGCAACGTCTCGCCGATCGCCTCGCTATAAGCGTCCCAGAGTGCGAGGCCCTCGACATCTATGGAGGACAGTTTCCATTGCTTGAGCGGGTCCTTCTCGCGTTTCAGGAACCGGCGGAGTTGCTCGGCGCGGCCGACGTTCAGCCACAGTTTAATGAGCACGATCCCCTCGTCGACGAGCATCTGCTCGAACGAGGGCAGCTGGCGGAAGAAGCGCTCGCGCTGCTCGTCGGTGCAGAAGCCGAAGACCTTTTCGACGACCCCGCGATTGTACCAAGACCGGTCGAAGATCACCATCTCGCCCGCCGTGGGCAACTGGTCGACGTAGCGCTGGAAGTACCACTGGCCGGCTTCGGTGTCGGAGGGCTTCGGGAGGGCGACGAGGCGGGCGACGCGGGGGTTCAGGTTCTCGCGCAGGCGCTTGATGGTGCCGCCCTTGCCGGCGGCGTCGCGGCCTTCGAAGACGATGACCAGCCGCTTGCCGGTGGCCTTCACGTCGGCCTGCAGACGAACGAGTTCCTCCTGCAGGTCTTCGAGCGCGTCCTTGTAGTCGTCCTTGTCGATCGGGGAGTCGTGCGGGTAGGCGGGGTCGAGAATGTCGTGCTTGTCGGCGTCCTTGATCGCCTCGCGGATCTCGTCCGGGGCGTCTTCCTCAAGATACCTCGTGATGGCGCCGTCGAAGGGCAGTGTCATTGTTCGTCTCCGGTCATCTGCCGCCACTATCGCGGTGCGGAGAGGTCAGCGCAATCCGGCGCGCTCCGCGGCGCGATCTATTGCGGCGATCACATCGTCCGGGACCGTGTTGTGGGGCACGTGTCCGATCCCCTCGAGCGGCACGAGATGGGCGGTTTCGACCTGCTCTGCAAGGGGCGTGGCGTGGATGTCGAAGGGAACGGTGTCGTCGGCGGTGCCGTGGACGATCTCGACGGGCACGGTGATCGCGTCGTACCGGGGCACCAGGGCGCGGAGTTCTTCCTTGAGGCCGGCGCGCTGGACGGCATTGGCGCGCAGGGATTCACGCCGCAACGTCAGCGGAGCGCCGATGTAGTCGGCATAGCCTTCGGGCATGTCCTGCGGCGCGAAGATGCTCTCGACCTGGGCGCGCACGTAGGAGGCCGGGGTCCAGGCGGTGATGAGCGGCACGGCCACGCGACCGCCGAGGATCGAGGAGTTCATCGCGTAGAGCCACGGCAGCCCGCCCTCCCAGACCTGGCTCGGCGAGGAGACGGTGACGAGCGCGGAAAGCGCGTCGGGCGTCTCAACCGCCCAGGCGAGCGCGACCGCACCGCCGTAGCTCTGGCCGAGGACGATGGGCTTGTCGGCACCAAGCTTTTCGGCGGCGGCCTGAAGCAGCCGGGCCTGCCCGGTAATCGTTTCGCCGACCGCGCCGGTCCGCTCGGTATAGCCGAGGCCGGGCCGGTCGAAGGTGATGACGCGGTATTTCTTCGCCAGCATCGGGGCGAGGCGGAACGTGAAATCGCGCGTGTTGCCGGACGATCCGTGGATGAGCACGAGGTCGGGGCCGTCGCCGCTGACGACGGCGTGGACGCGAGTGCCGTCCACGTCGACGAACTTACCCTCGGGCGGAAAGGCGGCTTCGGCCGCGTCTTCCCGCGCGGTGGCGCGGATGCGGGTCACGATGGTGACGGCCGCGATGAGGGCGACAAGTATCAGCAGAATGCGGAGTGTCATGACGGCAGACACGACAGGACCGGCCCGGAAGTTTCTAGCGCCTCAGATCGGTGCTTTCGCGACCGATCCGGGTCATGTCGAAGGGCGTCGTCAGGTAGATCTCCGAGATCCAGTTGCCGTAAAGCAGGTGCGCCGTACTGCGCCAGCGGTTGAGCGGCACCTTCGTCGGGTCGTCGTCCGGGTAGTAATCGTGGGGCAGGGCGATCGGGTCGCCCTTCACCGCGTCCCGTTCGTACTCCTGGCCGAGCGTGCCGCTGTCGTATTCGAGATGGTTGAAGATATAGAGCGCCCGGTTCTCGCGGTCCTCGACAAGGCAGGGGCCGGTCTGGTCGCTGTCGATGAGCAGCTCCAGCCCGTCGCGTTCGGCGATGTCGTCGCGCGAGATTTCGGTCCAGCGCGAGACCGGCACGACGAAATCGTCGGCGAAGCCGCGCAGGTAGGGGCTGTCCTGCGATAGCATCCGGTGACGGAAACAGCCGAATGCCTTTTCCTCCAGCCGATGTTTGGGGACGCCGTGGAAATGGTTGATCATGGCCATGCCACCCCAGCAGACGCCGAAGGTGGAGTGGACGTGTGTGCGGCTCCACTCGAAGACCTCGACCAGCTCGTCCCAGTAGGTGACGTCGTCGAACTCGAGGTGTTCGATCGGCGCGCCGGTGATGATGAGCCCGTCGAACGTCTCGCCCGACGCCGCGACCTCGGCGAAGGGGCGGTAGAACTCCTCCATATGCTCGAGCGCGGTGTTGCGGGTCTGGTGCTCGGTCATGCGGATCAATTGGAAGTCGATCTGAAGCGGCGTCGCGCCGATCAGCCGGGCGAACTGCGTCTCCGTCGTGATCTTCATCGGCATCAGGTTGAGCAGCCCGATGCGCAGCGGACGGATGTCCTGCCGGTTGGCCAGATCTTCGTCCATGACCATCACGCCTTCCCGGGACAGGACCTTGTAGGCGGGGAGGGTGGACGGGAGTCGAATGGGCATGAGCGAAAGCTCCGGGTCGGGAAGGTGGCTTTGAATTAGGTGTCGAGGGGCCTGGCCTCAAGTCAGGCGGGGGGCTCTCTCGCCTCGATGGCGCGGGCGATCATCCGGTCGACGTCGGAGACGTCGCGGACCGCGGCGACCTCCTCCGCCGGAACGGTGACGCCCCAGTCCGACATTCGCGCATAGAGCGGCTGGCGGTGCGCGAGCGCGCGGGCGTAGGTCCAGCGGATGAAGGCGTCGGGGTCGACCGCGTCCTCGGCCTTGCCGGTCTCGTCGAGGTAGGCGGCCCAGCTGTCGGCGAGGAACTCCGGCTGGTAATACATCGGCTTGGGCGCGCGGTCGAAGCGGCGGATCAGCTCCTGCGTGTGAGCGTCCGTGCCCTCGATCCAGACCAGCAGCAGATGCTCGGCCAGGTGGGTGAGGATCGGGTCCTCGGGGTCGGAGGGATCGACGACCTCGCAGATCGAGCCGCCGGAATCGCAGACGAAGTGCGGATAATCGTAGAGCTCGCGACTGCGTTCGATGAAGTGGCCGGTGTCGAGCAACGCGTAGGTTTCCGCCGCGCGGTGCTGATCCTGCCGCTTCACGTATTCCTGGAACGGCAGTCCGCCCTTGTCGGGATCGCCGGGCTTGCCGAGGTAAGTCGACAGCGGCGCGAGGTTCTCGAACGTGATGTTGGAGCCGATGTAGATCGAGTCCGACATCAGCAGCTCCTTCAGGAGCGGCACCTTCATCGCCTCGCGTTTGGCGTTGTCGGCGATCAGCTCGCCCATGTAGCGGGTGCCGATGCGGTAGTCGATCGAGTAGTGGAACCAGCCGCCTTCCTCGCGAAGCATGGAGGCGAGCCGCGTCTTGCCGAGGCCGGACATGCCGAAGAACAGCACGCGTTTCTGCTCGGCACCGAGCCAGTCTGAGGCGGAAGAATAGATCATGGGGCGAGGGTTAGACGCAGCCGCCTGCCGGCGCCAGCCCCCGCGGGGCGGGCGGGGCGCTCTGTGGCAGGGTTAGGACGCCCGTTTCTCCCACTGTGCCGCGATCCTGGGCATCGAGACCTCGATCCAGTCGGCGAGTTGACGGACCTTGCTCGCGGCTTCCGCGCCGAGCGGCGTCAGACAATAGTCGACGTGCGGCGGAACGACGTCGTGCGCGGTGCGCAGAACCATGCCGTCCTCTTCCAGGTGGCGCAGGGTCTGGGCCAGCATCCGCTCGCTCACCCCGCCGATGCGGCGGCGCAGCTCGGCGAACCGGTGCGTGCCGCCTTCGAGCGCGATCAGCACGACCACCCCCCAGCGGGACGTCATGTGCTTGAGCACCTCGCGCGACGGACAGTTGGCCGCCATGAGATCGCCGCGTCCGATCCTTTCGGAAAGTTTCTGCATACTAACAAATCCGTTCGTACTTACGAAAGATAAGTGACCCCATTAGGTCTCGGTTTCAAGGTTAGACAGACAGGAGATTCCACCATGACCATCGCCGTCACAGGATCCACCGGCCAACTCGGCCCGCTCGTCATCGAAGAGCTGAAGTCCCGCACCGACGAAGAGATCATCGCGCTTGCCAGGTCGCCCGAGAAGGGCAGCAGCCTTGGCGTCACCGTGCGCGAGTTCGACTATGACCGGCCCGAAACACTCGGCCCCGCGCTCGAAGGCGTCGAGACGCTTATCCTGATTTCCGGCAGCGAGGTCGGCCAACGCGAACGGCAGCACAAGGCCGTCATTGCAGCTGCGGAGGCCGCTGGCGTGACGCGGATCCTTTACACCAGCCTGCTGCGCGCCGACACATCGCCGCTCGCCCTCGCGCCGGAGCACGTGGCGACCGAGGCGGCACTCGCCGAGTCCTCGCTTAACGTGACGATCCTGCGCAATGGCTGGTACTTCGAGAATTACGCCGGCTCTGTCGCCAGCGCGCTGGAGCATGGTGCGCTCGTCGGTGCCGCGGGTGATGCGAAGATCAACGCCGCGACGCGCGCGGATTACGCCGCCGCAGCCGCCGGTGCGGCGACTTCGCCGGACACTGTAGGCAAGACCTACGAGCTTGCAGGTGACACCGGCTTTACCATGTCCGAGCTCGCGGCCGCGCTCACCGCGAAGACCGGGCGCGACATTCCCTACAGCGACATGCCTGTGGCCGAATATCAGAAGGTGCTCGAAGGTGCCGGCCTGCCGGCGGAGACGGCCGGCTTCGTCGCCGGGCTCGACGCGGGGACGGCGGAGGGGGCGCTCGCCAGCTACAGCAAGGATCTCTCGACGCTCGCTGGCCGTCCGACGACCTCGCTCTCCGACTGGGTCGCCACGGTCGCCTGAAGCCGCGGTGGCGGGGGTCAATACCCCCGCCAGATCCAGCCGCCGCCGAGCACGCGGCTGGTGCCGTTTTCATAGAACACGCAGGCCTGGCCGGGGGAGATACCTTCCTCGGCCACCAGCAGTTCGACCTCCGCCTCGGTGGCGGAAAGTGGGCGGATCACCGCCTCGGTCGGCGGGCGCGTGGAGCGGACCTTGACCGAGACGTGATGCTCGCCCGCGTCGGCGAAGCCGCCGTTGCCGAGCCAGTTGATCTCGCGCACCGGGACGGTCCGGGTCGCCAGCATCTCCTTCGGGCCGACGACCACGCGCCGGTTCTCGACGTCGAGGCGGACGACGTAGAGCGGTTCGTTCAGCCCGCCGATGCCGAGGCCACGGCGCTGGCCGATCGTGTAGTGGATGACGCCGCGATGCTCGCCGAGCACGCGCCCGTCGGCATGGACGATCTCGCCCGGATCCGCCGCGCCGGGACGCAGCTTCTCGATCACGCTGGCGTAATTGCCGTCCGGCACGAAGCAGATGTCCTGGCTGTCGGGCTTGTCGGCGACCGACAGGCCGTGCCGCGCGGCGAGCGCCCGCGTCTCCGCCTTGCTTCGAAGGTGGCCAAGCGGAAAGCGTAGGTAGTCGAGCTGTTCGCGCGTTGTCGAGAACAGGAAGTAGCTCTGGTCGCGGTTGGCGTCAGCGGCGGAGTGGAGCTCTGCCCCGGTCGCGCCCATCTTGCGCTGGATGTAATGGCCGGTTGCCATGCAATCTGCGTCGAGGTCCTTCGCCGTCTCGAGCAGGTCCTTGAACTTCACCCGCTCGTTGCAGCGGATGCAGGGGACGGGCGTCGCCCCGGCCAGGTAACTGTCCGCGAACTCGTCGATCACGGCGTCCTTGAAGACGTTCTCGTAGTCGAGGACGTAATGCGGAAAGCCCATTTCCTCGGCCACGCGGCGGGCGTCGTGGATGTCACGTCCCGCGCAGCAGGCACCCTTCTTGGCGAGCGCCGCGCCGTGGTCGTAGAGCTGAAGCGTCACGCCGACGACGTCGTAGCCCTCCCGGGCGAGTTCCGCCGCCACGACGGAGGAATCGACGCCACCGGACATGGCGACGACGACGCGGGTTTCCGCAGGCGGCTTGGCGAAGCCGAGCGAGTTGAGCTGGGTATCGAGGGGCATGGCGACTCCGGCTGAGTGCGAGCGCGCAATATAGGAAAATCCGAGCTATTCTCAACCCCTGCCTTCACTCTCGATTAAGGCCGCCACGTCAGATTGATCGTCAACAGAACGGTCAATCGCGGGTGTGAGAGATGTATTTGCGAAAGGTGGACGGCCCGAGGTCCGTCAGGCTCCCGGACGGGTCCGTCATGACCCGGGCCGACCTGCCGCCGGCCAATACCGGGCGGTGGGTCGCATCACGAAAGGCCGCCGTTGTGCGGGCCGTGTCGTTCGGCCTGATCTCGCGCGACCATGCATTGGCGACCTATTCCTTGTCGGAAGAGGAGTTCTCGGAGTGGGAAACCGCCGTCGACAAGCACGGTGAGGCCGCGCTCTGCACCACGGCCCTACAAAGGTATAGACAACCCTAGGTTGTTCATGCAACTTCGTTCCCGTAGCGTAACGGGGGCTTAACTTTTGCGGGTATACGGTTGCGCTGGTAGGAGAACATCGGAGAACCTTGATGCGCATTCTTTTGGTTGAAGACGATCCAACGACCTCCAAGAGCATCGAGTTGATGCTGACCCACGCAAACCTGAACGTCTACGCGACCGACCTCGGGGAAGAGGGGATCGACCTCGCCAAGCTCTATGATTACGACCTGATCCTTCTCGATCTGAACCTGCCCGACATGAACGGGCTGGAGGTGCTGCGTCAGCTCCGGCTGGCCCGGATCGACACGCCAATCCTCGTGCTAACCGGCGACGATGACACGGAAAGCAAGCTGCGCAGCTTTGGCTTCGGTGCCGACGATTACCTGACCAAACCCTTCCACCGGGAAGAGCTGGTCGCGCGCATTCACGCGATCATCCGCCGCTCCAAGGGTCATGCGCAGTCGGTGATCAAGACCGGGCGCATCCTCGTCAATCTCGATGCGAAGACGGTGGAGGCGGATGGCATTCCGGTTCATCTGACCGGCAAGGAATACCAGATGTTTGAACTTCTCAGCCTGCGGAAGGGCACGACCCTGACGAAGGAAATGTTCCTTAACCACCTCTATGGCGGCATGGACGAACCGGAGCTCAAGATCATCGACGTTTTCATCTGCAAGTTGCGCAAGAAGCTCGCCCAGGCGACCGGCGGCGAAAACTATATCGAGACGGTCTGGGGGCGTGGTTACGTGTTGCGCGATCCCGAACCGGCCGCTCTGGATCCCGAGCGGCTGGCCATCGGTGCCTGATGTGTTTTTCGGATCTTCCCCCAGACACCAGATCCGAGCGCACTTCAGGCATCGATGGCACCATAACGGACATTCAGCACCGCATGGGGGAAGGAGTGAGTGGGGTTGGATGGCTCTGGCGGTGAGTTCGATTGGTTGAGGCTCGTTCGAATTGCCGATGGTGTGACCACTCACGGAACCAAGGCAAGACGGCGATCGGGTCGGGACTGCGGAAATCGGCCGTTTGATCGCGGGCGTTCGGTGGGTTGCGCCAGCACAGGGCTGAACGGGCACATGCGACGATAGCGAAGCTTCACGGTCGGCGGCTCCCGCAGATCGAATGCAGCGGGTCGGAACCGGGCTGGACGGAACCGGGACAGCGACCTAACAGTTGGCCGGCGGTCGGTGTGACGACCGTTCGGGCCGGCTCCGATGCAGGGGCCCATTGCCGCCGGGTGCGGGGTCCGCTCCCATAGCGGATGGAGGCGACGGTGGCCGCGGCCCGGGACAAGGACATCGAAAAGCTCACCTCGAAAGAGGCGGAAGCCGAGCTCGAGCGCCTCGCCGGCGCCCTGGCCGAGGCGAACGACGCCTATCACGCCGCCGACAATCCGACCTTGTCCGACGCCGACTACGATGCGCTGAAGCGGCGCAATGCCGCGATCGAAGATCGCTTTCCCGAGCTCATGCGCCCGGACAGCCCAAGCGACCAGGTCGGCGCAGCCCCGGCCTCCGGCTTCGAGAAGGTCACGCATTCGGTGCGTATGCTGTCCCTGTCGAACGCCTTCGATGCGGACGACATTCGCGACTTCGACGATAGTATCCGGCGCTACCTGAACCTGTCCGCGTCCGATCCGCTGCAATACACCGCCGAGCCCAAGATCGACGGCCTGTCGCTGTCGCTGCGGTACGAGAACGGCGAACTCGTGCGCGCCGCGACCCGTGGTGACGGGTCGGTCGGTGAGAACGTGACCCGCAACGCCCTGACCATCGACGACATTCCCAACCGTCTGGCGGATGCCCCCGACATTCTGGAGGTGCGCGGCGAAGTCTACATGAGCCACGAGGATTTCACGGCCCTCAACACGCGCCAGCAAGAGGCGAACGGCAAGACTTTCGCCAACCCGCGAAATGCCGCCGCCGGATCGCTCCGCCAGCTCGATCCCGAGGTGACGAAGCAGCGCCCGCTGCGCTTCTTCGCCTACGCCTGGGGGGAGGTCTCTGCCCCGCTCTCCGACACGCAGATGGGCGCGATCGAACGGCTGCAAGCCCTTGGCTTCCAGACCAATCCGCTGACGCGCATCTGTAACGGCCCGGACGAGATGCTCGCCCACTATGCCGAGATCGAGGCGCAGCGCGCCACGCTCGGCTACGATATCGACGGCGTCGTCTACAAGGTGGACGACCTTGGCCTGCAGGGGCGCCTTGGCTTTCGGTCGACCACGCCCCGCTGGGCCATTGCGCACAAGTTTCCGGCTGAACTCGCCTGGACCACGCTCGAGCGGATCGAAATCCAGGTCGGTCGCACCGGCGCGCTCAGCCCCGTGGCACGGCTGACGCCGGTCACGGTCGGCGGCGTCGTCGTGTCCAACGCGACGCTACACAACGAGGATTACATCGCCGGGCTGGACAGTCGCGGCGCCCCGATCCGGGACGGCAAGGACATTCGGGAAGGCGATTGGGTGCAGGTCTACCGCGCCGGCGATGTCATTCCGAAGGTGGCGGACGTCGACCTGTCACGCCGCCCCAAGGACGCACAGCCATATGTTTTCCCGGACACCTGTCCAGAATGTGGATCCGAAGCGATCCGCGAGGAAGGCGATGCGGTGCGCCGGTGCACTGGTGGCCTCGTCTGTCCCGCGCAGGCGGTTGAGAAGCTGAAGCACTTCGTCTCGCGCGCGGCCTTCGACATCGAAGGGCTGGGCGCGAAACAGGTCGAAGCGTTCCATCAGGACGGCTGGATCGCGGAGCCTGCCGACATCTTCACACTGAAGGACCGCTACGGGCCGGGCCAGCTGACGCAGCTGAAGAACCGCGAGGGGTGGGGCGAGAAATCGGCGGAGAACCTGTTCGACGCGATCGACGAGCGGCGGCGTATTCCGCTGGCCAAGATGATCTTCGCGCTCGGCATCCGCCATGTCGGGGAAGTCGCCGGCAGCGACCTCGCCCGGCATTTCGGCGCCTGGGAGCCTTTCGCGCGAACCGTCGACCTCGCGGCCCCGGCCGCCGAACGGGCGAGTGCCGCCGAGGCAGCAGTGCTTGCCGAACGCGCGACCGCGGCCGAGGAGGGCCGCCGTGCCCGGATCACGGAGACGCGCGAGAAGATCTGGACCGATCCGCCCCTCGATCCGGACGCGCGTGCCGCCTGGGAGGAGATCGTCGGGATCGAGGGGCTCGGCACCACCGTGGCGCAGAGCCTCGTGACCACCTTCGCGCAGGAGTCCGAGCGCAAGTCGATCGACCGCCTTGTCGCGCATCTCCGGATCGAGGAGGCCGAAGCGCAGGCGACCGACAGCCCCGTCGCGGGCAAGACCGTCGTCTTCACCGGCTCGCTCGAGAAGATGACGAGGGCCGAGGCGAAAGCTCGCGCTGAATCGCTCGGCGCCAAGGTTTCGGGTAGCGTTTCGGCCAAGACGGACCTGCTCGTCGCGGGCCCGGGCGCAGGATCGAAGGCGAAGAAGGCCGCCGAGCTGGGGGTAGAAACGATCGACGAGGACGCGTGGCTCGCGCTGATCGGCGCGGGATGACGGGGCGACCCGAACGCCTCTTCCCGCTGTTCGGCCCCTTGTCGACCCTCGCGGGCATCGGTCCGAAGTCGGAAAAGACGCTGGCCGCCAGTGGGACGGAGAAGCCGCGCGACATCCTGTTCACCCTGCCTTACGCCGGGATCGACCGGCGGCTGCGCAACTCCGTCCGGGACGTCGTACCGCCGGCGACCGCGACGGTCGAAGTCACCGTGGGCCAGCATGTCGCGCCGCCTTCGCGCAGCCGGCCTTACCGGGTGGCGGTGAAGGACGCGGAGACGGAGTTCAATCTCGTCTTCTTCCATGCGCGCGGCGACTGGCTTCGCCAGCAGCTGCCGACAGGGCAGAAGCGCATCGTGTCGGGCAAGGTCGAGATGTTCGACGGCATCATTCAGATGGTCCACCCCGAGCATATGGTGCCGCCCGGCGAGGCGGACGAGATCCCGGCGTTCGAGCCGATATACCCGCTTCATGCCGGGATTACGCAGAAGGCGAT harbors:
- a CDS encoding capsular polysaccharide export protein, LipB/KpsS family, which translates into the protein MSGDRDVDVILEVPVTWLGNAADGDRHRQLSASILIALAHLGVTVRPVQLQFGADRAPRLARPDQLVISYHSLGAGDNVLRFKESYVPPYYTVDPLGYSGYSELGQSPETFVSEVERFDLIRAVEFVSDLRERMIEGNASKYRQDDVEEWLPEDYVFFPLQTVEDTVAELARFDQLDALHAVAAHAGQSGRWLLVKRHPQCSSPRVTAALEEIGALERVQVVTGSIHRLIAGADVVVGCNSGVLFEALIHGVPVVSFGRSDFAMATAEVETLADLLGAIEGRGRADAGFVQKFVAWYLLDYCVAAGDLDAVQRKIEGALATLDIKSDGGSAAQLRLFDRAASAERLRRGRALRRT
- a CDS encoding TetR/AcrR family transcriptional regulator, translated to MPKRGYHHGNLRQALVDASLTLIEAKGPTGFTLSEAAKQAGVTPAAVYRHFEGREDLISEAARQGYEIFGDLMEHAYEKGQPSALASFEATGRAYLAFARKYPGHYVAMFESGISIQRTPELHDVATRAMKVFEKAATDLSRHIPEDRRPPPQMFSAHIWAMSHGVVELFARGSPGTRSPFPPEDLLETGIGVYLRGLGLITHDA
- the ppk2 gene encoding polyphosphate kinase 2; its protein translation is MTLPFDGAITRYLEEDAPDEIREAIKDADKHDILDPAYPHDSPIDKDDYKDALEDLQEELVRLQADVKATGKRLVIVFEGRDAAGKGGTIKRLRENLNPRVARLVALPKPSDTEAGQWYFQRYVDQLPTAGEMVIFDRSWYNRGVVEKVFGFCTDEQRERFFRQLPSFEQMLVDEGIVLIKLWLNVGRAEQLRRFLKREKDPLKQWKLSSIDVEGLALWDAYSEAIGETLLRSHSPITPWTVIRSDDKKRARLAAIRTVLSRVEYAGKRPEKIGDIDAAICGGPDVWDA
- a CDS encoding alpha/beta fold hydrolase: MTLRILLILVALIAAVTIVTRIRATAREDAAEAAFPPEGKFVDVDGTRVHAVVSGDGPDLVLIHGSSGNTRDFTFRLAPMLAKKYRVITFDRPGLGYTERTGAVGETITGQARLLQAAAEKLGADKPIVLGQSYGGAVALAWAVETPDALSALVTVSSPSQVWEGGLPWLYAMNSSILGGRVAVPLITAWTPASYVRAQVESIFAPQDMPEGYADYIGAPLTLRRESLRANAVQRAGLKEELRALVPRYDAITVPVEIVHGTADDTVPFDIHATPLAEQVETAHLVPLEGIGHVPHNTVPDDVIAAIDRAAERAGLR
- a CDS encoding homoserine O-succinyltransferase codes for the protein MPIRLPSTLPAYKVLSREGVMVMDEDLANRQDIRPLRIGLLNLMPMKITTETQFARLIGATPLQIDFQLIRMTEHQTRNTALEHMEEFYRPFAEVAASGETFDGLIITGAPIEHLEFDDVTYWDELVEVFEWSRTHVHSTFGVCWGGMAMINHFHGVPKHRLEEKAFGCFRHRMLSQDSPYLRGFADDFVVPVSRWTEISRDDIAERDGLELLIDSDQTGPCLVEDRENRALYIFNHLEYDSGTLGQEYERDAVKGDPIALPHDYYPDDDPTKVPLNRWRSTAHLLYGNWISEIYLTTPFDMTRIGRESTDLRR
- a CDS encoding ATPase, producing MIYSSASDWLGAEQKRVLFFGMSGLGKTRLASMLREEGGWFHYSIDYRIGTRYMGELIADNAKREAMKVPLLKELLMSDSIYIGSNITFENLAPLSTYLGKPGDPDKGGLPFQEYVKRQDQHRAAETYALLDTGHFIERSRELYDYPHFVCDSGGSICEVVDPSDPEDPILTHLAEHLLLVWIEGTDAHTQELIRRFDRAPKPMYYQPEFLADSWAAYLDETGKAEDAVDPDAFIRWTYARALAHRQPLYARMSDWGVTVPAEEVAAVRDVSDVDRMIARAIEAREPPA
- a CDS encoding winged helix-turn-helix transcriptional regulator translates to MQKLSERIGRGDLMAANCPSREVLKHMTSRWGVVVLIALEGGTHRFAELRRRIGGVSERMLAQTLRHLEEDGMVLRTAHDVVPPHVDYCLTPLGAEAASKVRQLADWIEVSMPRIAAQWEKRAS